In Candidatus Omnitrophota bacterium, the genomic stretch CATATCAATTTTTTGCAAGTTTGGCGCTTGGCCTTTTGATGGGCTTTTTATATTTAAAAACTCATTCCATTATTCCATGCATTATAGCTCATAGCATTTTCAATGTGCATGCTATTATAATCACGTCACTACTAAAAATAAACATTTCAGGATATTCATTGCCTGGCACATATCAAAAGGTGCAATTTCAACCTATGTGGTTTGATTTATTAGGAGCAGCACTTTTACTTATTGGCTTTCTGTTATTATGGAAATCGTTAAAATCGACTTCTGTCAATGCCGAACAAACAAATACAGTGGATAGCTAATGCTACCGCTGACTTGAACAGTTATTCCTTTTGTTGAAACCAGTAAAAAGAAAATACCATTACAAACGTAGACATTTGAGGGGATAACTACTACAATCTGCCATTATGAAAAACGACAAGATAGGTGTTGTCGGTGCGGGGCTGATAGGCGGCTCCATAGCCGCTTACGCTTTGGAAAAAAAGAAAGAGGTCATCTGTTTCGGCAGAAATCCCTCGCGGCTTAAAAAGGCGCTCAGATCCGGCATATGCTCCGAGGTCTCAACGGATCTGTCCCGCGCGGGTGAATGTGACATAATATTCCTCTCAACGCCCGTGGACACGATCATAGAACTCGGCAAAAAAATAATACCTTTTATGAAAAAAGGCGCGCTCCTGACCGATGTCGGTAGCGTGAAAAGGCAGATATGCGCGTCTCTCTTTCCCGCGGCAAAAAAAAGAGGCGTCTCTTTTTGCGGCGCCCATCCCATGGCTGGCAGCGAAAAGACGGGTTTTGAAAACGCCCGTTCCGATCTTTTCAAAGGGACTGTTGTCTTCATAGCAAAAGGTAAAAATTCTTCTGCTCAGGGCGGAAAGATCCTGCAAAGATTCTGGGCGGGCGCCGGCGCCGAATGCGTGAGCATAGATCCGGAAAAGCACGACGCGTTCACATCTGTCACGAGCCATCTCCCGCATCTTATAGCTTTTTGTTTCGCGGAATCCTTCTGCCGTTTTGAAAAAAAACATCCCTCCGTCAGAGACGCCGCCGCGGGGAGTTTTGAGAGCATCACAAGGATAGCTAAAAGCAGCCCTGCTTTGTGGAGCGCTGTTTTCGCTCAGAACAGAAAAGCGCTGATCCTTCGCGCGCGGGATTTCAGGAAGAGCCTTGACGCGATGATACTATCCATTGAGAAAAAAACATCCCCTCTGCGAACGCTGAAAAAAATAAGCGGAAATTATGAAAAATCTGATAATCAAGCCGGCAAAAAAAATAAGCGGAAGCGTTAGAATACCTCCGGATAAATCAATATCCCACCGCGCGGCGATGCTCGCATCCGCCGCCTCCGGCACCAGCGTCATAGAGAATTTTCTTCTGAGCGCCGATTGTAAATCCACACTTTCGGCTGTCGCCTCTTTCGGCGCGAAAGTGAAAAAAAAGGGGTCGACAATAACTGTAACGGGCGCGCCTTTCTCAACGCCCGCCAAGCCCGTGGACTGCGGAAATTCAGGCACAACGGTGCGGCTCCTCGCCGGATTCGCCGCGGGGCAGGGGGCGGGAGCTGTTTTTACCGGAGACGGCTCGCTGTCTAAAAGGCCGATGAAAAGAGTGATGGAACCGCTTAAGCTCATGGGGGCCTCCGTCACCTGTAAAAACGGCCGTTTACCCATGCGTTTAAAAAAGGCCGAACTCCATGGAATAAATTATACGATGCCGGTTCCGTCGGCGCAGGTCAAATCGGCGCTGCTCCTGGCGGCTCTCGGCGCGTCGGGCGAAATAAAAATAAATGAAAAAATAATTTCGCGCGATCACACGGAACGGATTCTGAAGCTTTTCGGCGTGAGGATTTCCGCCGCCGCGGGAAAGATCAGGATGAAATGCGGGCAGACACTTAAAGCCTGTAAGATAAAAGTGCCGGGAGATATCTCTTCGGCGGCCTTTTTTATATGCGCCGCTGCGATCCTCAAAAGCCGCCTTAAGATCCTGGACGTCGGTGTGAATCCCACGCGCGCGGGGTTTTTGAGAGCGCTTGGAAAAATGGGGCTGAAATACAGGTTGAGCAATAAAAGATTTTTAGGGAAGGAACCCGTCGCCGACATTTTAGTGATGAAGAGCTCTCTCAGAGGCGCCGTCTTTTCGGCAAAAGACATGCCGTCGATGATAGACGAGGTGCCTCTGCTGGCGCTTTGCGCGACGCAGGCTGAAGGCAAAACCATTATCAGCGGCGCGGGCGAGCTGGCCGTCAAGGAATGCGACAGGATAGAGGCCACTTATTCCGAGCTCCGGAAAATGGGCGCGGATATAACAAAGCGTCCTGACGGTTTTATAATCAGGGGCCCGGTCAAACTGAAAGGCGCCGCCGTATCGGGCTTCGCCGATCACCGTATCATAATGATGCTTGCGCTGGCGGCTCTTGCCGCCGACGGTAAAAGCGTCATAGATGACACAAAAGGCGTGGAAATATCTTTTCCCGGATTTTTTAAGGAACTTGGCAGACACATAAAAACATAAGGAGCGAATAATGAAAGTGATAACAATTGACGGGCCGGCGGGCGCGGGAAAGAGCACCATAGCGAAAATAGCGGCGGCAAAACTCGGCTTCACATACATAGACACGGGAGCGATGTACCGGGCGGTAACATACAAGGTGCTGAAAAACGGATGCGATTTTTCGGACACCGAAAAGATAATCGGTCTCGCCGGGCAGTCCGAGATACGGCTTGATAACGGGAAGATCTTTCTGGACGGCGAGGATGTGACGGATAAGATACGCACGAGACAGGTGACCAACAAAACTTCAATCATAGCGGCTCTCGGAGAGGTGCGGAAAATTCTCCGAGAAAAACAGAGGGTTTTTTCAAAAGCACAAAACCTGGTGATGGAAGGCAGGGATATAGGTTCGGTGGTGTTTCCCGACGCTGAATACAAATTTTATCTTGACGCCAGTATAAGCGAAAGAGCCCGCCGCCGTTGGGCGGAACTTCGCGAGAAAGGCGCGGAAGTCAAAATGGAAGAGATCGTGGAGGACATCAACCAACGGGATAATCTTGACCTGAACAGGGGACTGTGCCCGCTTATCATACCGAAAGGAGCCTTCGTAATAGATTCGACGAATAAGTCTATTGAGGAAGTGGCGAATATTATCGTGACGCATGCGGGAAAATAATATTGTTTATCATTCTCTCAGGATAATCTTCAAGCTCCTCGTGCTTGGTCTTTTCAGGGGAAGCATAAAAGGCTCCGTGCCGAGAGGCGGCGCCGTGATCTGCGCCAATCATTTTTCCAATCTGGATCCCCCTGTCATAGGCGCGATATCCACAAAACCGATACATTTCATGGCGAAAAAGGAGCTTTTTTCCAATCCTCTGTTCAGGGCTCTGATCCTGGCGCTGAATGCTTTTCCGGTGAACCGGGAATTTTTCGACCGTAAAGCTTTCCGCCGGGCGATAGCGCTGGCGGAAAGCGGGAAAAACATAGCCGTGTTTCCCGAAGGCACGCGCAACAAAAGCGGAACGGATAAGATAGGAGACATAAAAAGAGGCGTGTCTTATCTGATCTATCACACGAGCGTTCCTGTTATACCGGTGTTCATATCCGGCACCAACCGCTGGGGAAGGCTGGGAAGGATAAGGGTTCGAATCGGCGATGCCATCGATCTGCCGGAAAGGAAAATGCCATATACGAGGGAAACGGCGGAAAGTATCTGCGGAAAAATAAAAAACGCCCTCGAGAGAACAGGGAACGCCTGTCTGCCGGACAGGCAGGGTGCTTGACAATATGACAACAGCTGCGAAGAAACGAAAACGGATGACGATTGCCCGCTTCGCCGGTTTCTGCGGCGGCGTGGCCATGGCTGTTAAGGGCGCGGAAAAGCTCCTTGCGGAGAATGAAGTCTACTGCGTAGGAGATATCATACACAATTCTTTCGTCATCGAATCGCTTAAAAAAAAGGGCTTGAAAACCGTTTCTTCCGTGAAAGAGATCCCGCCGCGCTCGCACATGATAATAAGGGCCCACGGGCTGCCTCTTGAAGAAATATCGTCGCTGCGAAAAAAGGGCTGTATCGTACATGATTTCACATGCCCCATACTGAAAAAAATTCACAAAGACATAATACAGCTTAAACGTAAAAGCTATGAAATAGCCATTATAGGCAACCCCCGCCACGCGGAAGTGAAGGCCTTTGTCTCCCGCGCAGGAGAGAAGGTGTCTGTCATATCAAAAGCTCTTGATGCCGACGCTCTTCCTTATGCCCGGTGTCGGGCGATCATATGCCAGAGCACGATAAGCGGCGATCTTTTTGTGAGTTTAGCCGCTAAAGCACTGGGCAAAAGCGCCCGGACGCTGGTGATCGACACGATATGCAGTGAGGCCAAAAAAAGGAGAAAAGAAGCAGAGGCGCTTGCAAAAAAGTCAAAAATGGTTATAATAGTCGGTGACAGTAAGAGCAGTAACACAATGACCTTATCGGGTATTGTCGGAAAACACTGTGCTGTCGCGCTAATTTCATCAGCGGATGAAATTAAAAAAAATAAAATCAGATATCCGCTCGCCATCGTGTCGGGAGCTTCCTCCCCGCGAGAGCTTGTATTGGATATCGCCAGGAAGGTGTGTTGAATGAGTGAAATGAAAAATTTGATGGATGAAGTTGTGAATGCGATACCGGCGCTGGAAAGAGGCAGTATCGTTAAAGGCACAGTGCTTGATGTTTCTCTGGACGTGGGCGTCCTCATGGACATAGGCGCGAAAGTGGAGGGGATACTCCCCCATTCGGAGATCCCGGCCATCGGCGGCGTTTCCGTGGGACAGGACATAGAAGTGTATATCTGCGATATGTCCGGAACGGACGGCCATCCGACGCTATCGTGGGCTAAGGCACAGAAATACAAAGAAGTGCACGAGCTGGAAAAGGCGTTTGAGGCGGGCGACGTGCTTGAGGCTCTGATAACGGAAAAAATAAAAGGCGGGGTCAAGGCCACCGTAAAAGGCATCACGGCGTTCATGCCGAATTCCCAGATAGGATATCCTCCTGTCAAAAACATAGCTGACACAATAGGTAAAACGGTGCCGGTAAAAATAAAAAAATTCAACCAGAAGAAAAACGATATAGTCATCTCGTGGCGCGATGTCGTCGAGGAAGATTATAAAAAGAACCAGGATAAATTCTGGGATGATGTGCGCGAAGGCGACGTGCGCGAAGGCACTGTAAAAGGAATAACAAAATTCGGGGCTTTCGTGGATATAGGCGGATTTGAGGGCCTGCTCCACATAAAAGACATTTCATGGGGGAGAACCGAGAATGTCGCGGACGAGCTCCAGATAGGACAGAAAATCAATGTCAAGGTGACAAAACTCAATAAGACGAAAAACAGGGTTTCGCTCAGCCTTAAGGATACCACACCGCATCCGTGGGACAACATCAATGAGAAATACACGGTCGGCAGCATACACAAGGGCATCGTCAAGGGAATCCTTGAATACGGCGCTTTTGTGGAACTCGCGCCGGGGCTGGAAGGGCTTCTGCATGTGAGTGAGATCTCATGGGCGAGGAACAGCAAACCCGCGGACCTGCTCACACCCGGGCAGGAAGTGGAAGTGATGGTGCTCAGCATTGACAGCGAGGCTAAAAGGATTTCGCTCAGCCTTAAAAACACTCAGGAAAATCCCTGGGTAGCTTACACTCAGAAACATTCCGTCGGAGAGGTGATAGACTGCGCGGTCACGCATATAGTGAAAAATGGCATGACCGTTTCTGTGGGCGATGGCCTCGAGGGATTTATCCTTCTGAAAGATTTCTCGTGGAAAGAGAGGGTCGCTTCCGCCGCGGATATGTTCAGCGAAGGTTCCGAGCTCAAGGCTAAAATCCTTGAGATAATACCCGACGAACAAAAGTTATATCTCGGCATAAAGCAGCTTGAAGATAATCCTTTTAAGGACTTCTCCAGCGGCAGTGTCGTCACAGGCACCGTGACCGGTACGACAAAAGACCGGATTCTCGTGGACATGAAAGACGGCGTTCAAGGTTTTGTGCACATTTCACAGGTCGCTCATGAGAAAACAGAAAATCTTGACGGATTCACCCCGGGCATGGAAGTGACCGGCGTGATCGTGAAGGTGAATGAGAACAGCTCTCAGGTGGAAATAAGCATCAAAGAACTGGAAAAAAAGAAAGAGCATGAAACGATGCGGCAGTATTATTCCACCGAATCCACGGGCTTCAGCATAGGCGACATACTGAAAAAAGAATGACCGTGCCGACGGCGGACGAGGACGCCGCGGGCAGCGGGGTATTTATCAGCCAGACAAAAGCCCCCGTTTTTACTTTAATATTTTTTTTCACGGCGTTTTCCGCCTTTTTCGCCCGGAGCGCTCTCGGCGCGGGCTTCGGCAAGAATCAGCTCTACACAAAAACTTTTGACTGGCAAAGCTGCGAAACAGAGCATTGTAAGATTTATTTTTATCCCTCTCTGCGCGGCAAAGCGGAGGAGATCGCCGGGGAAATAGAAAGGTCAGAAAAAGAGATATCCGATTTTCTCGGAGTGCGCCTTAAAAAGAAAGCTAATTTTCTCTTTTTTGAAACTCATCCTGATTTTCAGTCCAACAGGCTCTATCCCGTCGGGTGTGGCACGGGCGTGTTTTCCGAGCCCATGAAAAACAGGTTTGTGATGCCTTTTTACACATCCCCCCGCGAAATGCGGCACATCATAGGGCACGAATACACGCACATAAACAG encodes the following:
- a CDS encoding CPBP family intramembrane metalloprotease, whose product is YQFFASLALGLLMGFLYLKTHSIIPCIIAHSIFNVHAIIITSLLKINISGYSLPGTYQKVQFQPMWFDLLGAALLLIGFLLLWKSLKSTSVNAEQTNTVDS
- a CDS encoding prephenate dehydrogenase; translated protein: MKNDKIGVVGAGLIGGSIAAYALEKKKEVICFGRNPSRLKKALRSGICSEVSTDLSRAGECDIIFLSTPVDTIIELGKKIIPFMKKGALLTDVGSVKRQICASLFPAAKKRGVSFCGAHPMAGSEKTGFENARSDLFKGTVVFIAKGKNSSAQGGKILQRFWAGAGAECVSIDPEKHDAFTSVTSHLPHLIAFCFAESFCRFEKKHPSVRDAAAGSFESITRIAKSSPALWSAVFAQNRKALILRARDFRKSLDAMILSIEKKTSPLRTLKKISGNYEKSDNQAGKKNKRKR
- the aroA gene encoding 3-phosphoshikimate 1-carboxyvinyltransferase; this translates as MKNLIIKPAKKISGSVRIPPDKSISHRAAMLASAASGTSVIENFLLSADCKSTLSAVASFGAKVKKKGSTITVTGAPFSTPAKPVDCGNSGTTVRLLAGFAAGQGAGAVFTGDGSLSKRPMKRVMEPLKLMGASVTCKNGRLPMRLKKAELHGINYTMPVPSAQVKSALLLAALGASGEIKINEKIISRDHTERILKLFGVRISAAAGKIRMKCGQTLKACKIKVPGDISSAAFFICAAAILKSRLKILDVGVNPTRAGFLRALGKMGLKYRLSNKRFLGKEPVADILVMKSSLRGAVFSAKDMPSMIDEVPLLALCATQAEGKTIISGAGELAVKECDRIEATYSELRKMGADITKRPDGFIIRGPVKLKGAAVSGFADHRIIMMLALAALAADGKSVIDDTKGVEISFPGFFKELGRHIKT
- a CDS encoding (d)CMP kinase, yielding MKVITIDGPAGAGKSTIAKIAAAKLGFTYIDTGAMYRAVTYKVLKNGCDFSDTEKIIGLAGQSEIRLDNGKIFLDGEDVTDKIRTRQVTNKTSIIAALGEVRKILREKQRVFSKAQNLVMEGRDIGSVVFPDAEYKFYLDASISERARRRWAELREKGAEVKMEEIVEDINQRDNLDLNRGLCPLIIPKGAFVIDSTNKSIEEVANIIVTHAGK
- a CDS encoding 1-acyl-sn-glycerol-3-phosphate acyltransferase, which codes for MRENNIVYHSLRIIFKLLVLGLFRGSIKGSVPRGGAVICANHFSNLDPPVIGAISTKPIHFMAKKELFSNPLFRALILALNAFPVNREFFDRKAFRRAIALAESGKNIAVFPEGTRNKSGTDKIGDIKRGVSYLIYHTSVPVIPVFISGTNRWGRLGRIRVRIGDAIDLPERKMPYTRETAESICGKIKNALERTGNACLPDRQGA
- the ispH gene encoding 4-hydroxy-3-methylbut-2-enyl diphosphate reductase, whose amino-acid sequence is MTTAAKKRKRMTIARFAGFCGGVAMAVKGAEKLLAENEVYCVGDIIHNSFVIESLKKKGLKTVSSVKEIPPRSHMIIRAHGLPLEEISSLRKKGCIVHDFTCPILKKIHKDIIQLKRKSYEIAIIGNPRHAEVKAFVSRAGEKVSVISKALDADALPYARCRAIICQSTISGDLFVSLAAKALGKSARTLVIDTICSEAKKRRKEAEALAKKSKMVIIVGDSKSSNTMTLSGIVGKHCAVALISSADEIKKNKIRYPLAIVSGASSPRELVLDIARKVC
- a CDS encoding 30S ribosomal protein S1 — its product is MSEMKNLMDEVVNAIPALERGSIVKGTVLDVSLDVGVLMDIGAKVEGILPHSEIPAIGGVSVGQDIEVYICDMSGTDGHPTLSWAKAQKYKEVHELEKAFEAGDVLEALITEKIKGGVKATVKGITAFMPNSQIGYPPVKNIADTIGKTVPVKIKKFNQKKNDIVISWRDVVEEDYKKNQDKFWDDVREGDVREGTVKGITKFGAFVDIGGFEGLLHIKDISWGRTENVADELQIGQKINVKVTKLNKTKNRVSLSLKDTTPHPWDNINEKYTVGSIHKGIVKGILEYGAFVELAPGLEGLLHVSEISWARNSKPADLLTPGQEVEVMVLSIDSEAKRISLSLKNTQENPWVAYTQKHSVGEVIDCAVTHIVKNGMTVSVGDGLEGFILLKDFSWKERVASAADMFSEGSELKAKILEIIPDEQKLYLGIKQLEDNPFKDFSSGSVVTGTVTGTTKDRILVDMKDGVQGFVHISQVAHEKTENLDGFTPGMEVTGVIVKVNENSSQVEISIKELEKKKEHETMRQYYSTESTGFSIGDILKKE